Sequence from the Muntiacus reevesi chromosome 9, mMunRee1.1, whole genome shotgun sequence genome:
AGTGGTTGGCTAAAAAGTCAACATTTGACATCCTGCAGATTAAATATTTGTACCTAATGCCATGTTTGGCACCTAGCAGGGGTTCATTAATTATTGAAGAGGATgacatttccaccattttattaattcattcagcaaAGCATTTATCAAACCTCAGCCAGGTCTTGGGCATTCAATAAGGACATATGGTTTAATATAAGGATGATTCACACGTGGTTTCCACTTTATGTAAGAATCTAGGTGGAGTCTAGAATAAATTGGATACATGTAACAATGACAGATGATAGAAAGCCGTAAATGCTGATATGACTGCCACTCAAGTGTTTTGAGTTTGAAGCGAGGAAGACAAAGGAAGCTCTTTCCCCCTCAATCTGGTTTCTCCAGATATCCCTTAGTCATGTTCTACTTGGCAACCTCATAGCCTCAAACTTCTCATTGAATTTATCTCAAATCTTAGTTCTAATTTGTCTCCCTATCTCCATCTTCTCAGACATTATCTCTGttgaaataatctgcctgcactgtAAACTCTGCGTGTCCAAAACAGAATTCATAATTTGCTGCCAATCTATCCTTGCCTTTTGAagatgagagaggaaaagaaaacacacacacacataccacaataAACAGCAGTGAGGAATAGGGAAATTACAGCATTCCGAGACAAGGAGATAAGGACAATGACTCAGTATGTCTTCAGGTTTTGCAATGTGCTCTATActgtctccatctatttcccaattCCTACCATAAAAGGGGGAAGTgtgatccttttctttttttaaaaaaaatattcactcattcattcatttggttgTGCCTAGGCTTAGGTTGTGATATGCAGGATCTCtgattgtggcatgcaggctctagttccctgagcagggattgaatctgtgtcccctgtattgggatTGTGGAGcctaagccactggaccaccaaggaagtccgttGATTTTCTGTCTTACAACCATAAAAAGTTTCAAAGGCAAGTCTCTCAGTTAATATTCATGTGGGAAGGAATTTAGATCCTCACTTCCATGAGCAATTTCTGAATGCATCTAAAGGAAAACAGCATGATGTGGTGACTGTGCACAAAAAACACTGTTTGTATTACTTAACATAATACTGCTTAATAAGATTAGAACTTAAGAGAGGAGGCAGGGTGGAGACTAGTTTACCACTAAGATCTTTGAGGAAACTTCCCTCAtaaattatattctttcttttctattagcTACACAGTACTAAGAATCTAGAGGAAACTTTAACACTCATAACTGAAGTTATGGAATTAAGAGAACTAAGACATCCAGTGAATGGATAACTTGAAATGCTTTTGAGCTCATTTATTCCCTCAATACCTTTATTGGGAtcctgaaaaagaggaaaacaaatcacATGAGCATGGCAAAATGGCTAGCTGGTCAAACAACTGGTCACCCTGTCCTCCCAGGAACACAGCTGGACACATTTCCCAGATTCCTTTACAGTTAGATGGGCCACATGATTAAGTCTCATCCAAAGCAACATGGGCACTCTACCCTCTTGCCCTGCTGGCTCCTTCAACAGAGAAGACTTTGTAAACTAGGAGAATAGCAGAGCCCAGAGGTGGAAGGAGCCTGGGTCTCAGGTAACTGGGGAAATCtgttcaccaaccagaaacactCATGCTGTACTTTACATGAGAAGAGAAATAACCTCAGGAAAGTTACCAGCTGGGTTCGTGCCCTTACATCAAGGACTTTTACCTGATCAAGAAtaaaagctcaataaatattagctttcATCATTTCGGGAAACAAAGTttacttcttaattttcttttttttcctcaggcaGAGAGGAAAACAGGGACCATGGGGATTAGTGAAAAGCATTTAGATGCACTGACCAGTTACAAAATACTAAATGGTATACTGCTATGCTTAAGTGAAGCAACACTGTAACAATAActtaaacagaaaggaaaaaaacattttcttctgaatTCAAAGCATTAAATTTTATGACTGGTGTCTTGCTAAAAGAATCTAATAACagatatgaaatataaaaagaaggtggcacttccttctctctttctccccttgaTAGCAAGCATTTGGAGATATTCTAAAAAGTTTTGACAATCCACAACACTTCTGAGGTTTCACATTGATATAAGATTTGTACAAagaatattttatgcttttataaTATTTAACTGATACACTTTAATAACAGTCATAATCAACTTTTATTGTTTACATAAATAGATTAGACAATACCTTTGCCAACCATGTTTTCCCAACATACTTATATTACAACACATGACATTTCTTAGTGAAAGTTATCTGTTAAATCTTATCGCAGAGGGAGTGGAAAGAAGTAAACAAACAGGAGGGTAttgaaataatatttctaaaCTAATCTTCAGTGATGGGCCTAAAACATTTGgcaattatttccttttatagAAATCACAGGATTGTAAGGTTGAAACTTGTCAAAAGTGCAGTGCatcaatttaattaaaaaaaaaaaaaaaaacagtagagtTAAATATATTACCTGGGCATCAAATTTCCCTTTCTACATATATTCAGAATCACATCATTTTACACCTATTAAATAACAATTGAAAACAATAACCATCAAAATCTTTAATCCCAGATCTGGATTAAATCATGGCAGTACTAATGTTTTCTAAAATTCCAATGTATCTGTTCAGACGATGTCACAGAGAGTAAGTTTTCTATGTGTGGAAAGATAATAATCTTGTAACATCAGTATTAATCAGGTTACTGAGCTGATAACACATTATGATTTTCTTTCAAACCTGTTTCTACTTGAACAAAGCACAAGTTCTCATACCaacacagtaagtcccctacatacgaaccttcaCGCTTCTAACCTTCAAAGATGAGGACATGGGCTCGCAAGTCCAATCACCAACTTCACATATCTAGCGGACACTGTCACATGCGTGCGTCCTGCACAAGGGGCTGTGCGCCTGTGTCCTTCACTGTACAGTGCTGTGCAGTACTTTAAtctcaagcccaggatgtctgaaGCAAGCGTAAAAGCAGTGGTGACGCAGCTGGTGTCCCCTACTGCTGATGATCTGAAGTTcttccatctcccacctccttgaGTTAGCAACTCTCCTCGCCTGTTCACTCGATGACCGCCCACGTGCCATCTGCTATACTAtattactgtacttttcaaggtactgtactctAAGAgtaaagatgtttattttttgtgtttgttttttacatattATTGGTGTGAAAAGTCTTATAAATCTATTACAgaacagtactatatagccaattgtgttggTTGGGTAGATgagctaactttgttggacttctAAACAAATCTGACTTACGAACGTGGCTCTCGGAATGGAACTTGTTTTtatgtagggaacttactgtacCAAATACTGAATCATTTCTGATACGAGAAACCATCTTCATATTAGTACTTCTTTGTTATGCCATTTAATCTTGATATCATTAAGCACAATGAATTTTACTTTAATGACTATGCACAAATTAAGGCAAAAGGACACAGCCCAGTCCCCTCAATAATTTAtcctctatcttttaaaaaactgctgtTGAGGCTATACAAATTACAGATCTGCTGGCTAGAAAGACACAACTTGTTCCTTAGACCAACATCCAGTGTTTGGAGCACGAGGTTAAAATCGTGGTACACATGGCATGTTCCCTTGATCTACCATTATGAGCATTCCTTAGCTATACCCACAATACTGATTTTTCAAATGATACTGTTCACTTGCTATGCCTCCTCACGGTAACGAACGTAGATTATTTTTCcttgattaaaaatttttaataattgggAAATAATCTACTCAGTCTTTGTACACTCTCCattgaataatttttcatttttataaccattTCCTCCATGGCTATTGTGCTTTTCTTCTGCCATTTTCTTCACATAATTAAGAGGTCCATTCCCCTCAAAGGAGGAGGGATTTCTGAAAGAGCCTCCAATTCTATCCCACAAGGTGAAATACTGCCCATAATTATAGTCAAAGAGCATATGGTGGTCTGTGTGATGAGCTGAGCCATTAATAAAAGGCTTTAAGAGCTGGGGAACACGAAAATCACCATCGTGAATGGAAATTGTCCAGATATTGACCAAGATGTACAAGCCTAAATAAACTACCTTGTGTAACGGGAAGATAAAAGGGTATATGTGGTAAGGCAGACTCTGAAGGAAGCCGTCCAGAGGGTGAAAAGCATGACTCGCAAATGGAGTTGGAATCTTCCAGATATGATGAGGCTTGTGTAAGCGCTATAGAAGAAGAGACCATGTTAATGCCACAGACGTTACCCAGTGCAACATTCTACTTAGCTTTTCATGCTCATGGTGTCGGAAATGATCTATCTGAAAAAATCCTGTTGAATTTAGCAAATTACTTTAGAAAACCCCCAAGACAGTAAGATTTCTAGCACAGCCCGTGCAGATTCATAAAGGATACAAACAAAATGCTGGTACCTATCATGACTAAGGTTACTTAGGTATTCAGTAAGTTAGAGGAAATTCTTGAAAACGAGACAGGATCTATAGCTATCCACTGCTGAAATgtgtattttctctcttcctctacaAATGAGTCAAGCTTATTACCTTATACACAAGTCTATGATGAAGGCCTCTGTGAATCCAGTAGATCAGCATGTcagtgaagaagagaaaggacaaGACACTAGCAACGAGTTGAAACCAGCCTACAGAGACAAAAGGACATGGCAGAATCAAGATTCAGCTCCTAGGATCAGTTTACTTTTTCTCCCCtccttaatatattttttaactttttactttgcaTTGGGTtgtagtcaattaacaatgttgtgatagtttcaggtgagcagtgaagggactcagccatatatacacatgtatccattctcctccaaactcccctcccatccaggctgccaggtaacactgggcagagttccctatgctatacagtaggtccttgttggttattcactttaaatatagcagggtgtacatgttgatcccaaactccctaactatctgtccttccccccagcaaccataagttcgttcaGAGGTTACTTTTGACAAGTCCGTCTAAGGAGACAAAACAGGATACTAGCCCCAAACACTGCCAACTATCTGCTTTGTTAATTCAATGCATCACAGCCTCCATCTCCCTTGACTCTGGGATCTGTTCATTTTCCTCTCATAAAAACCAGAAGTGTCCtacctaaaatatttcttaattaaacTATGAGGAtacttatgaaacagaaagagtaTACTCCTATGGTATCTTTATTAATTAAATGCTGGagaataatgttatttatttttcttttcatattaatCTTCATAACACACATATCTTTACATATTTTACCTCCTCCgcttagaattttattttccacAAACTACCTTAAGCCATGATATTATGAGCATTTACTCTGTAACCCAAGTCCTTCTGACTTTTCCAACCTCATCTACTCATGTACTAACCAGCCTGGGTCACTTAGCATCCTCCCAACATCTTCAGAGTCTTGCCTCTGTATCTTTACTCAAACCGCTCTCCCTTTACTTTTATTCATAATTCAGCCCACCTTCCAAGGTCGAGCCAATTCAGCACCTGGTGTGtgacttctgtttcctcctttgaaAACTAAACTTTTACTAGGAGAGCAGGGGTGCTGATGCCAACAACCGTGGATTTCAGTCCCAGATCCACCCCTTACTTGTCAAGTGAGCTCAGCAAGTTACTGAAATTCTTCTGTACACTTAATTTACTCACCTCTAAAGGAGCATATagtagtacctacctcataggattaATATAGAATAAGATGAAAACATGAAAAGCTTAAAACTAAAGCTGGTGCATATGAACAACAAATTTTAACTATGTATTACTCTTACTTTCTAATACTAGATTCTAGAAATGTACCTTGATGAAGTAATTCCAGAATTTCACAAAACTTTAGTTTAGtcactgtagcactgtttataatagaaaaacaagaaacaatcTAAAGATCTAAAAGTATGGATcatttaaataaagtttatttaaatgGATATTTATGCAATGTAATTCTAAAACTAATTGGCATGAAAATATGGGCATAAAcattggcaagaaaaaaaaaaaatcagagtccaAACCAGTATGCATAGCAAGGGTTTCAATTTTGTAATATAAATAatgatggattttttaaaaaaataagtgatgatagattttttttttttaatttgtcttctgATTTTCCTATAAGTATCGATTacttgagatttatttttttctgggggGGGGATGTTTGAATTAAATATAGGTAATATGAAACAAATTCAAGGCTCTTGCTCTGATGATGTCAATCTTCTCCTGGGCACAATCGCATCTACAAGAAAGACTTTAAAGTTGAGatgaaattaaagaaatgcaCATATGTGGCAGGACATGAATGAATTAAAGTAGAATACTGAAAACAaactgggattcccaggtggcactagtgggaacctgcctgccaatgcaggaaacataagggatgtgggtttgatccctgggttgggaagatcccctggaggagggcatagcaatccactccagtattcttgcctggagagtcccatggacagagaagcctggtgggctacagtcaatatggccacaaagagacagacacaactgaagcaaccaagcatgcacacataaaaacaaaattgaaatttttaaaagtattttgaagaAAAGAAGAGGCAGATTTGACTCCTTCAAGAAAACCCATCTCTACCTGAAGTTTACACTCCATGCGGAAACTCTTACACCATATATGGATACTCACCATATGGAAACTCTCCTATGCCGTCATAGAGTTTGCTGTAACCTCTCACCTCTAGCAGGAACAGTGCAACCGTGGGGATGCTCATCCATGGCATTGACTGGACAGAATGCGTAATCTCTCGAGAGACTTGATTCTGAAAATGAAGTTTCCAATACTTACAAAGCGCAAAATCTGTATTAAACAAAACTAGCACACAATCGTTCCAGATTGGATTTTGAACGTCTCTTTTATATGAAGGCACTTACCTCCAAACTGCTTCTACTAAAATGTTACTGTTTGGGCAGGGGTGTATAAGAAAAACATTCCTTTTGCAGGAAGCAaatgcaacaaatattttaacTTCTAAAGCTTTTTCTCCCCTTCCTACAAAATCTCTATTCCAAATTTCTATTTAcagaatattcatttatttcataattaaCTTCCATTCCCAACCCTCTCTACCTTTTTTCCCCACTCTTTGCAGTGACTGACAAATACAAGTAACTGAAACAGAAAAGTCACTAAACAGGTCTATATCTGCTGAGTTTGGATTATCTAgtcaaaaattatatacatagtaAAAGCATATTTCAGTTTGTGAAAGcttaatattaaaacaattaCACAAATgtctacatttatttattcatcactaTTAGCAAAGAAATTCTTGTCTATGTGTCTAGCAAGACCAGGcttacagataaaaaaaaaaaagtacagtttatttatctgtttaaggaaaggagagagaggactAGTTCTTCCAAAAATATCCCATTtggagctggttttagaaactcTAAAGGTTGTAACCAGTTTAATCTGAAAATCTCACAAATATTGATTCATCACATTGCTATTTTTACTGTAACAGTAATTAAACAACAGATAAGAAAACCActtacctttaaaaattgtgggtGTTTCATTAATAAATGATCATAGACAAAATAATAACTCAGCgttgcaaagaagaaatacagtatATAAGCACCGAGATTTGTTACAATCAGGAGAGTGATGGCTTGTCGGAAGATGTTGTCCTCTGGCCACGTGGCTGGATATACATACggtgtaaaaaaataataatctgcaATACTGAGTACAAGATCCATCTTAGCCCCTAAAGGATAAACAGGTAACAACAATTACTTTCCCATGTTGACATTTCTCAAAGtaaaaatttttcagaaaaactATATATGAAGTTACTGTTTTCATAGGCATATGAAGTACAAGCCTGCTGCTACTACAATCCTATAAATGCCATCATTAGAGCCAGAAGGGGTCTTCAATGTCATCTCTGCACTAGGGTCCGTCTCTTCATCTTATACACGGGGACACCAAAGCTCAGTGAGAGAAGCTGGGACCCACAAAACTTCTCCTCCAAGGCCAGGCTGACGGGTGGTGTAAATCCAGATCTAATTGCATCTCAGTGTTTGCCTCCACTATATCCTATTGCCAGAGGACACGGTAATAGTTAGCATGCAAATAGCAAAGGTATTTAGGTAAATGGCTTTCTCCTTCCCCTACAAGTCTCAACTGCATGAAGGATTCATATTTCAGAGACTTTTGCTTCAGTGCTGAGACTTCAGGTCAATTTCCTAAAAGGGATCTATGATGTGACCACAACAGGAAAGTCAGAGACTATCCTATTTTTGTGACTGACCCGAACTCTCATTGATGGaacaaaaaaatgtattcttGACACTGAAAACTAGAATACatttctccccccgcccccgccacccaCCCGCCAGCagtcaggggttggcaaactgtgGTCCCACAGGGCCTGAACCCAGTGCCTGTTTCTGTAAAGAAACTTTGTTGAAACACAGCTATGTCCACATGTGTCTATTACATAGTCTATAACTGCTTCTCTATACTACAAAGTCAAGATTCAGTCACTGTAGCAGGCACAGCATGGCTCACAAAGCCTAAAATGCTTATTATCTAGCCCTTTGAAAGGAAAGTAGGCCAGCTCCTGTTTCCAGATGCTTAAACTGTGAAAAACTTAAGTTGATCCTGCATATAATATTCAGCAAATTCAGTCAGCTTTTGTGGGCTGATCACTGACTCCATCATTGACAATCTATTTTCTCCTTCTTCACTGCACTGTTGGTAGTGAGAAATGTGCACAGTATTCTAAACAGCCCTCATCTATAACTAAAACttttgaacaacagcaataagaaAAAAGAGTCCGAAAATTGCCTTTGAGTTTTCAGTCTCTTAAAATCAAATTCTAGAAGTTGTTTATTTATTAGGGCATTTAGCCCCTTGTTTGTGATATGAGTTGCAAGcattttttggaagaaaatttacaATCAACTAATACAGATACCAGATATTGACATATATCCTTCATCATATATTGTTAATGCACTCAAACAACAATTAAGTATCAAGAACTACACCGAGCattcaaagattaaaaagattCGGTCTAAATCCATCTTCAAAGTTAGCTATAGGATGGAATAGTCTCATCAATATGACAAGTACTACAATtaaggttgttgtttagttgctaagttgtatccgacccctttgggaccccatgaactgtagcctgccaggttcttttgtccatgggatttcccaggcaagaatactagagtgggctgtcatttccttctccagggtatctttccgacccagggattgaacctgtatctcctgcactgggaagtggattctttaccaccaggccaCCCAGAAGTTCTACAATGAAGGTACATATATGCAAACTGTACAAAATTAGAAAAGACAACACAACTATCTGCTATTACAATAGAAGGCTGTACAGTGAAGTACTTTGATTTGGGCTTTGAAGGacattaccagaaaaaaaaaggggggggggataaTTATCTCAATTAGAAATAACAACTGCAAAGCCATGGAAAGGCCATGGTACATTCATGGCTCATGGGATGTGGCAAGGTGGATGCTTAACAGTGTGACGAGGGtgaagcagaggggaaaaaaggttgGAAGATGAACCTGGTAAAAGGAAACTGGTGTCAGACTGCTTTTGCTATTGGATCTGGTGCCCTGATAAGGAATTTGAACTTTCCCTCACACATGACGGGGCAGACACGAAAGACTTTCGATGAGGAAAGAGGTATAAACAgacacatattttataaaaactgttGTGTTAGGAATGTATTATACTGATAAGACACAGGGAGACTGGTTGCTCCTAACTAGTGTGGTAGACTAACCTAGAGAGGATGACTGCCTGAACTCAGACAACAGTTGTAAGAATAGATACATTCATCAGAGACTAAGAAGTcgagtgggagtttgggactagcagatgcaaactattctaCACAgaaagactaaacaacaagatcctactatatagcacagggaacatattcaatatcctgttatACACCATAAAGGAGAAAAGTATGAAAAACTATCATCAGAAACTAAtaaaactttgtaaatcaactatacatcaactaaaaaaagaaatctaggaTGTTATCAAAATAGGGAATATTGTGGAGCTAGTATATTTGGGTGCAGTGGGAACTTTTGAGGTATGAGGAATGATGGGTTCAGTTTGGGTCTTAAGTCTAATTGCTGTGACGCACCTGGACTCCAGGATAAAAGCAGCAGCCTACCTGCAAACATGAATCTGAAGATCAAAAGGAGCCTAGCTGTAGCCGAAGTTGAAGCCATAAAGGACAGAGTAGCAGGTCACGTACATTaactaagatcagaaacaaacaTTTAAGAAGAATCTAACAACTGAAAAGAATATTGCTATAGCACTAAAGgctgcttccctagtggctcagacggtaaagaaactgcctgcaaaacaggagacctgggctcattccctgggttgggaacatcacctggagaaggaaatggcaactcgtgtcagtattcttgcctggagaatcccatggacagaggagcctgggaggctaagTCCATAgagctgcacagagtcggacatgactaaagcaaattagcatacacacacacactttaatggCTGGTAAgagtggaaactccaatactttggctacctcattcgaagagttgactcactggaaaagaccctgatgctgggagggattggggacaggaggagaaggggacgacagaggatgagatggctggatggcattaccgactcaatggacatgagtttgagtaaattccgagagttggtgatggaccgggaggcctggcgtgctgtgattcatggggtcacaatgagtgggacatgactgagcgactgaactgaaccgaagagTTGGTGAACGAGTCTTGCATATTACCTATAATACCAAACAGCCATAATTCCACatacagtaagtctcctacatatGAATAAATTCTGTTCATAAGTCCAAAGAAGTCAGCCAAAGTATCCAATAACACAATCGGCTATATAGTACTATTCTGTAATAGGTTTCTAATGCTTTTCACacaaagaatacacaaaaaacaaaaaataaaacatttttaatcttaccatacaataccttgaaaagtacagtagtacagtacaatagCTGGTATACAGACAGGGGCTGG
This genomic interval carries:
- the SC5D gene encoding lathosterol oxidase, encoding MDLVLSIADYYFFTPYVYPATWPEDNIFRQAITLLIVTNLGAYILYFFFATLSYYFVYDHLLMKHPQFLKNQVSREITHSVQSMPWMSIPTVALFLLEVRGYSKLYDGIGEFPYGWFQLVASVLSFLFFTDMLIYWIHRGLHHRLVYKRLHKPHHIWKIPTPFASHAFHPLDGFLQSLPYHIYPFIFPLHKVVYLGLYILVNIWTISIHDGDFRVPQLLKPFINGSAHHTDHHMLFDYNYGQYFTLWDRIGGSFRNPSSFEGNGPLNYVKKMAEEKHNSHGGNGYKNEKLFNGECTKTE